GAAGTGCACGGCAATACCGGCTGGACGATCCGCCGCGTCTCTTTCGATATTCCCGAAGGCGCCAAACAGCTGCGGATGCAACCCGGCTTGTGGGGAACCAAGGGCTTGCTCGAACTGGACGACATTGTCGTCAAAGCATACGCAGCGGGCGCGACGATAGACACGGAACCTGCCGCCGATGCGCCGTGGCCTTCTGCCATTAACTCTCGTTGGGGGGATGAGGCAGTCGAGGTGCAAAGTCCAAGGCGCGCCCGCATGAGCCTCAATGGTGCGTGGCGATTCTCTCCCGCGCTGAGCGGCAGCAACCAGGCCAACACCGCGCCAAAACAGGGCTGGGGCTATATCCAGGTGCCGGGTTCGTGGCGCGACACCAGGCATCTTCTCGAAGGCGCATCCGGCCCACAGTGGGCGGGCATGGACATCAGCAACTTGTCCGGTGCGTGGTACGAACGCCGCATCAAAATTCCCGCCGATTGGAACGATAGCCACATCTCAATTGATTTTCAGCGCATTAGCACCGATGCCACTTTCTGGGTCAATGATAAGCCCGCAGGCAAAGTGAACTGGCCTGAGGGCGAACTCGACATTACTAATTTAGTGAAGCCAGGCGAAGAAGTCACGCTGCGCGCTTTTGTCGTGGCGACCATCGATGAAGGCGAAGCCATGGTTTTGATGGGCACAACGCCCGGCCAGAACTGGACGGCCAAGAAACAACTGCATTCCGGTGGTATCGTGGGCCATGTCACCTTGCAACGTCGCCCTCGCGGCGCTTATGTGAGTGATGTTTTTGTGCAACCGAGTACGCGCAAGAAACAGCTCGGCGTGGACATCGAACTTTCTGGCGTAACGCAGGCCGGGCCTGTTCAGCTGGTGGCCAGCTTACGCGATGAGACAGGACGCGAAGAAAAGCGCTTCACAGAAACAATAAATGTCAAGGCGGCAGCAACGCAGCGGCTGCAAGTCAACTGGGCGTGGACAAACCCGCGCTTGTGGGATGTTGACCAGCCCAATCTTTACCAACTGCACCTGAGCACCAAAGGCGCAGGTGTGGACGACGAGCCTGTTACCAAATTCGGTTTTCGTGAGACATGGATTGAAGGACGCAATGTGTTTCTCAACGGCACGCCCTTCCGCATCCGCCCCACTTTGATGGGAAGCAGCTCTGCGGGCGCCGGAATTGAAGGCGTCAAAGAAGCGCGCGACATGGGCTTCAACTTCGGCGAACAGTGGCCAGGGAATGTCGAAGAGCGCAGTCAGGACGCGCGCCACACCGATTTGTATGACATCACAGATCGCGCCGGTTTTCCGGTTTCAGGCATCATGCCGCACATGGACTGGATGGCCAACGCCCTCGATACGCCCGACGAAGTTGTGGCCTATCGGGCAGCGACGGAGCGCCTCGCGCGCCGCTATCGCAATCACCCGTCAATTATTATCTGGGGGACTTCCGGCAACATGTTCGGTGGTTCGCTCGATCCAGCTCATGTGGGCAATAAAGCAGCGGCTCGATTGGATGAATCTGTCAGGAAAACCGAAACGGGTCGTGTCACTCCCCGCGCCGAGATGGGCATCGGCATCATCAAAGCGGCGGATCCCACTCGTCCTGTGTTCATTCATAATGGCGGCTCGGTTGGCGATATTTACACCATCAACAATTACCTCAACTTCATTCCGCTGCAAGAGCGCGAAGAATGGTTATCGGCTTATGCCCAAAACGGTGATATGCCGTTGATGTATGTCGAGTTCGGCACGCCGGTCAGCATCAGCGTGATGCGCGGGCGCAATGGCTTTCAGGGCGCTTTCAACAGCGAGAATCTCTTGTCGGAGTACTCTGCAATCTACCTGGGCGACGAAGCCTACAAACTGGAGCCTGCCGATTATCGCAGGCGCAGCGCGGAGATTTTTCAGAAAGACCAGACTCACGGCTGGTCGCTGGGAATGCGTGAGCGCGACTATGCGCCGAACTGGCTGAAGTTGCAGGATTTGTTCATCACGAACACCTGGCGCTCGTGGCGCACGATGGGAATAAGCGGCGGCATGATCCCGTGGGACAGCGGTTATGCCAAGCTCAACGGCGAACTCACACCTGCCGGTAGAGCGTTGCGCGCCAACAATAGCGATACGCTCGCCTGGATTGCAGGCGCTGCCCGGACCGGCGACAACGCGGCCTTTACCGCCAAAGACCATTCGTTCTTCGCCGCAGAAACGGTCCGCAAGCAGATCGCTTTGCTCAACGATTCGCGCCAGGTGCAAAAGTATTCGGTGCGCTGGACGGCGACGCTGAACGGCCAGAAAAAGGTTTCGCAGGGTGAGAAGAGTGGAGAAATCGCCGTTGGCCAAACTCTTTTTCTACCAGTTGAATTTGCGGCACCTGCGACAAAAGAGAAGGTCGGTGGCGAGATCCTTCTTGAAGCCACCATCGGCAACAACAAGCACACCGACCGCTTCTCGTTCCGTGTCTGGCCGCGCGCGGTTGCTTCCAAAGGAACTGTCAATGTCTTTGATCCCGAAGGCAAGACGAGCGCGATGCTGCGCGCTTTGGGCTACACCGTTTCTCCTTGGAACGGGCGTGCAAATACTTCCCTATTGGTGATCGGTCGCAACGCTTTGAAGAGCGGAACCAAACTTCCGGGTAACCTTCAGGCTTTTGTGCAAAACGGCGGACGCGTGCTGCTTTCTGGTCACGACCCGCACTGGCTGCGCGAGTATATGGACGTGCGTGTTTCGTATTTGCAATCGCGCCGCGTGTGGAAAGTCGGTGGAAGCTCGGCAGTGCAGGGGCTGGATGAAGCGGATTTGCGCGACTGGCGCGGTGAGAGTACTCTGCTCAACCCGCGTCCCGATTATCTCAATACTTATCGTGGTGACACAAGCCCGGATATTCGTCGCTCCAAGACCCAGTATCCCTACGCCGGTTGGCGCTGGGGCAATCGGGGTACGGTCGCTTCGGCTTCGATTGAAAAGCCGCACCGTTCCGGCTGGCGTCCTTTGCTGGAAGCTGAGTTTGACCTCGCCTATTCGCCGTTGATGGAACTCGATTTCGGCAAGGGCAAAATCCTGTGGAGCCAGCTCGATCTGGAAGATCACGCCGCACTGGATCCGGCCGCACAGCGACTGGCGCGACAGGTTATTGAATATTCGGCCAAAGCGCCGCTGGCTCCCCGCGTTGTTGTCAATTACATCGGCGGTGAAGGCGGAAGCGCACTTTTGAAATCGCTCGGTTTGCAGTTCAAAAGCGTCGCGGCTTTGCCCGCTTCCGGCGTGGTTGTTGTTGGAGCCGATGCGACTATTGGCGACACGCAACTCGAAACTTTCGCTCGCAGCGGCGGCAAAGTACTTTTCCTGGCGCGCCAAAGCGCGGTAGGCGCAGCCGGTTTGCAACTCACAGAGAAGACTGATTTCCTCGGTTCGCTGCAAGCTCCGGCCTGGCCCGAAGCGCGCGGACTTTCCGCCTCCGATTTACGTTGGCGCAATGTGGCTAAAGCGTGGCTCGCGACCCCGGGCAACGGTTGGGAAGTTGGCGCCGATGGCTTGCTGGCACGGCGCTCAGTCGGAACGGGAGTACTCCTGTGGTCGCAGCTTGACCCGACATGGCTTCCTGCGGATGAGAAGACTTACTTCCGCTTTACTCGCTGGCGTCAGACCCGTGCCCTTTCGCAGGTACTGGCAAACATTGGCGCAAGCTTTGAAATGGACGCGCGCATTTTCTCACCGCGTGCTCCGGTTGTTGCAGAGAAAGCCGTTGTGGTTTCTCTTGCAGGCGATTGGCGTGCGAAGCAAATCCATCGTCTCGATGCTTCTCCCTCTCCCGACAAAGGTCACGAGGATAAGGGCATCAGTGAGGAAGCCAAACGTGCGGTTACGGCCGGCTTTGATGACTCGAAGTGGCAGGTTGTTTCGGTCCCGAACAACATGGATTCCTACGGAGATACCTGGGACAGCGCCGATGGTGAAGTTGTGCTCCGAAAGGCCATCGAAGTGCCTTCAGCATTGCAAGGCCATGACCTGAAGATTTCGCTGGGATCGGTAGACGATTACGACGAAACCTATTTCAACGGCGTGCGAGTTGGTGGCATTGGCAAGGAGCATCCCACTCCGTGGAGTGCTCAGCGCGAGTATGTCATTCCGGCGAACCTGATCAAGCCCGGCAAGAACCTCGTTGCCGTGCGGGTGTGGGATCGTTACGGCGGCGGTGGAATCACCTCAGGTGAGGCGACTAAGCTTGTTTTGCAATCGACCCGTGCCGCAGCCAAACCCGAAGTCACAGTCAAAGCCCCCGGCTTTTATCATCCCGATTACCGCGAAGACTTCGACTTGGGCGACGAGCCGTATCGCTATTACAACTGGTAAGTGGCAAAGGAGTCGCTGTCCAAAGGCAGCGACTCCTTTTCAGTATCGACGGCTGGACACCATAAAGTGCAGCAATCTTCACGGCGAATCCCGGAATGCAGCCAATCGCTATCCAAGGATGTTCAAGTGAGTGCTCGAACAACAGAGATGAATCGGGCAGGCTCTTAGGGAGTTGCCGCTTCGTTACAAAACACGTCGGCGAAGGGCGACGCAGACGCAAAGGAACAACTATGCAAAGTAGAATATTTTCAATAGGCTTGGCTGCAGCGACTTTCGGAATTGCCGGTTGCAGCGCGAACGCAGCGACCTATTATGTTTCGCCAAAGGGCAATGACGCTAAACCTGGCACCTCGCTTGGCGCGCCGCTGCGAACGATACAAAAAGCCGTCAACGCCGCAAAGCCGGGAGACACGATTCTCGTGCGCGGCGGCACCTACCGTGAGACGGTGTCCTCACCTCGTTCAGGAACTTCTAACGCGCGAATCACAATTCAAAACTACGGGAACGAGGTTGTGACCGTCAGCGGCACCGACATCATTGTCGGCAACTGGACTGCGGTCGGTAACGAGGTGTACCGCGCCGCGATGCCGTGGAATTATCATTTCGAGAACGAGCGCGATGAATACAACTCGAACCAGGTGTTCCACAATAACCAGATGCTTGAAATAGCACGCTGGCCGACCCAGACCAGCACCGACCTTGTGCGCCCGACGCTCGCGCTCGCCGACTCCATCACCTTCTCCAAGAGCGACCCGGCCCTCGAGCGCAACGATTTGGCGACTTTTCACGAGGGCGACTTCACCGACAACCCCGCTCGCTGGGTCGGTGCGAAAATCTGGGTGAATCTGGCACGCAACGGAACAGACGGCCAGGGCCAGACCGGCACCGTCGTCTCGGCCACGGCGGGAAGCATCACCGCTACCGGTATTGATACGCGCGGCGGCGACGGCGCGTGGAGCATCGGTGAGGGCACCGAGTTCTACCTGTTCCAGCCGACGCTTGAGGCTTTAAACAACAGCGGTGGCATCGCCCCAGCCCTCGATCGCGGCGAGTGGTTCATCGACGCGGCGGCGAAGCAGATTTATCTACGAACGCCTTCGGGCCAAAAGCCAACGGCCACGGCAGTCGAGGCCAAGCGTCGCACCTATGGGTTCAACTTCGACGGTGACAGCTACCTGACGCTACGTGGCATCAACCTTTTCGCCACCTCATTGACAACCGATGACCTCGCGGCTAACCGCAACGCATCGCCTGGTGGGGTTGCCGACGCCAGCAATATCTTCATCGACTCGATGAAAGCGCACCACGTCTCGCACTTCACCGACATGGCAGGCAACTACCAGATGCAGTGGCAGCAAAGGTCGGGGCTCATCCTCAGCGGCACCAATCACACCTTCCAAAACGGCGAGGTTCGCTACAGCGCTGGTTCGGGCTTGAGCGTCTTCGGGCGTGGTAGCAAGGTTCTCAACAGCGTCTTTCGCGACCTTAACTTCAGCGCCAGCGAAGCCGGCATGGTCAACTTCGGCAAGACGTATGATCCGGGCAGCTTTGTCGTAGTCAGCGAGGACCACGAGTTTGGCTACAACACGCTTTACAACTCGCCGCAGCAGGGCATCAACTTTCGCGCACTGAAGAACAGCACCAAGAGTCCGACCGACACACGCGCGCGAATCCATCACAACCTGATCCACGACGTGATGCTGCGCTCCCACGACTCGGCGGCCATCGACTCACTCGGCACGAATCACCAGTATGTTCGTATCGACCACAACGTGATTTACAACCTGCAGGGCGGTCGCAAATATGGCATCTACTTTGACTTCGCCTCCCACGGCATCGTCGACCACAACGTGGTCTATAACGTAACGGATCCTTACAACATCAACTGGGACCCCAAAAGAGGGCCCCAAAATATCTGGTTACTCAACAACGTGGGTATCTCCGATGTGCCAAAAAGGGAAGCGCTGGAGTCCGGTGCTGACTCCAGCGAAGGCAGCATCATCCGCAACAACATCTGGGCTAATGGTATGCGGACGTGGACTGGGAGCGGCGCATCCACAACGTTTGCTAAAGCGGCCGTTAGCAACAACATCTTGGCTAGCAATGACCTGTTCATCGACTCCACAAACCCGAACATGGCGCTGCGTAATTATCAGCTCAAAAGCACCGCCAGCACTGCCATTGATAAAGGCGTCGAAGTTCCGCCGTACGATGACAAATTCATCAGCCTGCCCGACATCGGCGCTTACGAGTATGGCGTCGCGCCATGGACAGTTGGCGCACAGAAAGAGAAGGTGGCGGGACCCAGGTAAATTGGTGGCAGCGCGAGGAAGAAAACGACAAAGCTCTCCCCATGGCCCGCTGGCGCGGCGTTGGGACGGAGTGCTCGTGTGGTCGCAGATTGCCCCGAACTTCTTGCCCACTCGTCCAGACTCGCGCGCTATTCCACGTACTTGCGGACCTGGGGGAATCTTTGAAATGGACGCACGGATCTTCAGCCCGCGCCCACCGGGGCAGGAGCCGGTCAATCCAGGCAAAAATGTGATCGGGTGATGAGCCGTATCGCTACTACAACTGGTAAATTACGCCAGCACAGCAATACGCTGTGTCTCTTCGTGAGAGGTATCCATCAGAAGTACGGTCGAATTCGACCGTACTTCCTCTGTGCCTTTTTTACATACGACAAGAGGCATCCAGTAACGGCGCACATCTATACTGCTTCTGTGCGTCGTGTTCAGATGTATTCGGTCAAGCCGCGCTCGTCGCCGCCTAGCCTTTGATAGGGTGGGGCGTTGCCCATGACGAGCGTTCTTGCCTGTCAACGACGGCAAAGTCATAGTCAAAATATATCTCTTCTCTTTATGCTTCAGATTACTTCTCACCCGGATGGCGCGCCGCTGCGCAAACCTTGGAAACGCGGCATTGCCGTTGGCCGTGCCTACGACTTGCTGCGCGCGGATCTGCAGGAACATTTGCGGTTTCTGCAGCGCGAAATCGGTTACGACTGGTGCCGCTTCCACGCGGTTTTTCACGATGATATGGGGGTTGTGAAACGTGATGACAACGGGCAACTCGCTTATCGCTGGCACCAGCTCGATAAGGTTTACGACTTTCTGCTCTCCATCGGCCTCAAGCCTTTCGTGGAACTCAACCCGATGCCGTCGGCGCTGGCTGCGGGAACACAGACGATGTTCTTCTACCAAATGAACGTTTCGCCGCCGCGTGACTACGATGAATGGGAAGCGTTGGTTGAAGCCTTCGCACGCCATTGCATCGAGCGCTATGGCTTGGAGGAAGTGCGTTCGTGGAATTTCGAAGTCTGGAACGAGCCGAACCTGTCCGCCTTCTGGAGCGGCACACGCGACGAGTATTTTCAGCTTTACCTTTCTTCAGCCAAAGCGCTAAAACGCGTGGACGCAGGCTTACGGGTCGGTGGCCCTGCTTCTTCGAAAGCGAACTGGCTACCCGAACTGATAAGTTTCTGCGAAGCGCAGAATGCGCCGCTCGACTTCCTCTCAACCCATCTTTATCCGCAGGACGAGTATGTGGATTGGGAAGATAGGCAGGGCAGTCCGCATGCGGCAGGCGAGTTCTTCGCCGATACATTCCGCGCCGCGCGCGCCCTCGTTCCGGAGCATTTACCTTTGCACTGGACAGAGTGGAATACCCAGTCGACCATATCATCTGCCGGAATAACGTGGGGCGATAACGAATACGTCGATAATGCCTTTGCGGCGTCGTTCATTGCGAAAAACTGCGTCGCGCTCGATACCGAATGTGATTCGATGTGCTGGTGGGTCGCTTCGGACATTTTTGAAGAAGGCGGCATTCCGCACGCACCGTTCTCCGCGACCTACGGGCTTCTCACCGTTTTCGGACTGCCCAAAGCCTCGTTTCACGCGTTTGCGCTGCTGAACCGTCTGCGCGGCGATCGCGCGGATGTGAAATTCGATAATGCTCCAGAAGGCTGTGGTGCTGTGGCAACGTGCGAAGGCGGCACGACCTATGTGCTGGCGTGGAATCATCCACCTCTCGAAAACGAGGCGAAGCCGCAATGGCGCGACACTCTTTGCTGGAGCGAGGCCGGGGAATGGGCGGTCACACGCGCCACCGTGGCTGCGGGCAATGGCAGCGCCTACGAAAGCTGGATTCAAATGGGG
This DNA window, taken from Abditibacteriaceae bacterium, encodes the following:
- a CDS encoding DUF1565 domain-containing protein, with protein sequence MAAATFGIAGCSANAATYYVSPKGNDAKPGTSLGAPLRTIQKAVNAAKPGDTILVRGGTYRETVSSPRSGTSNARITIQNYGNEVVTVSGTDIIVGNWTAVGNEVYRAAMPWNYHFENERDEYNSNQVFHNNQMLEIARWPTQTSTDLVRPTLALADSITFSKSDPALERNDLATFHEGDFTDNPARWVGAKIWVNLARNGTDGQGQTGTVVSATAGSITATGIDTRGGDGAWSIGEGTEFYLFQPTLEALNNSGGIAPALDRGEWFIDAAAKQIYLRTPSGQKPTATAVEAKRRTYGFNFDGDSYLTLRGINLFATSLTTDDLAANRNASPGGVADASNIFIDSMKAHHVSHFTDMAGNYQMQWQQRSGLILSGTNHTFQNGEVRYSAGSGLSVFGRGSKVLNSVFRDLNFSASEAGMVNFGKTYDPGSFVVVSEDHEFGYNTLYNSPQQGINFRALKNSTKSPTDTRARIHHNLIHDVMLRSHDSAAIDSLGTNHQYVRIDHNVIYNLQGGRKYGIYFDFASHGIVDHNVVYNVTDPYNINWDPKRGPQNIWLLNNVGISDVPKREALESGADSSEGSIIRNNIWANGMRTWTGSGASTTFAKAAVSNNILASNDLFIDSTNPNMALRNYQLKSTASTAIDKGVEVPPYDDKFISLPDIGAYEYGVAPWTVGAQKEKVAGPR